The Mycolicibacterium flavescens genome has a segment encoding these proteins:
- a CDS encoding putative glutamine amidotransferase translates to MSGSDVSAGGQKRRPVLGLTTYLQQAQTGVWDVRASFLPAIYFEGVELAGGISVLLPPQPVDDHIADRVLDGLDGVIITGGRDVVPAHYGQEPHPATDADVEDNRRRDQFEFALVRGALRRGIPVLGICRGAQVLNVALGGTLHQHLADVIGHNRHQQGNAVFTTSTIRTVAGTRLAELIGESSDAQCYHHQAIDRLGDGLVISAQDDDGVIEAVEVDRVAHPDDFVLAVQWHPEERLDDLRLFAAVVEAADAYATERANA, encoded by the coding sequence TTGAGCGGCTCTGATGTTTCGGCGGGCGGGCAGAAGCGCAGACCCGTACTCGGGCTGACCACCTACCTGCAGCAGGCACAGACCGGGGTGTGGGATGTGCGGGCGAGCTTCCTGCCCGCGATCTACTTCGAGGGTGTCGAACTGGCCGGCGGAATCTCGGTTCTGCTTCCCCCGCAACCCGTCGACGACCACATCGCCGACCGGGTGCTCGACGGGCTCGACGGCGTCATCATCACCGGTGGCCGCGACGTCGTGCCCGCGCACTACGGCCAGGAACCGCACCCGGCCACCGACGCCGACGTCGAAGACAACCGGCGCCGTGACCAATTCGAGTTCGCGCTGGTGCGCGGCGCGCTGCGGCGCGGCATCCCGGTGCTGGGCATCTGCCGCGGCGCCCAGGTGCTCAACGTGGCGCTGGGCGGCACACTGCACCAGCACCTGGCCGACGTCATCGGGCACAACCGCCATCAGCAGGGCAACGCCGTGTTCACGACGTCGACCATTCGCACCGTTGCGGGCACCCGGTTGGCCGAGCTCATCGGCGAGTCGTCGGACGCGCAGTGCTACCACCACCAGGCCATCGACCGACTCGGCGACGGCCTGGTGATCAGCGCGCAGGACGACGACGGAGTCATCGAGGCGGTCGAAGTCGACAGGGTCGCGCACCCGGACGACTTCGTGCTGGCCGTGCAGTGGCATCCCGAAGAGCGCCTCGACGACCTGCGGCTGTTCGCTGCCGTCGTC
- the glnA_3 gene encoding glutamine synthetase, whose protein sequence is MSVTSGMLSQADLERMVGDGEIDTVIVGFCDMQGRLTGKRVSARLFVEEVAEHGAECCNYLLAVDVDMNTVDGYAMSSWETGYGDMVMRPDFSTLRLIPWLPGTAMVMADLGWHDGSPVEQAPRSILNRQIDRLAERGLVPYVGTELEFMVFDDGFREAWAKGYRGLRAASDYNVDYAMLGSTRMEPLLRDIRLGMTGAGMYCEGVKGECNLGQQEIAFRFDHARVTCDNHTIYKNGAKEIADQHGKSLTFMAKFDEREGNSCHVHISLRGDDGSPDGTAVFADDTDPLGMSPMFRSFVAGQLATMRELTLFYAPNINSYKRFVDGSFAPTTIAWGLDNRTCALRVVGHGHGMRMENRAPGGDVNQYLAVSALIASGLYGIERELELPEPMEGNAYTSGVERLPATLTEAAALFEKSEVAREAFGDEVVEHYLNNARVELDAFNAAVTDWERIRGFERL, encoded by the coding sequence ATGAGCGTCACATCGGGCATGTTGTCGCAGGCCGACCTCGAGCGCATGGTCGGCGACGGCGAGATCGACACGGTGATCGTCGGGTTCTGCGACATGCAGGGCAGGCTCACCGGGAAGCGGGTGTCGGCGCGGCTGTTCGTCGAGGAGGTCGCCGAACACGGCGCAGAGTGCTGCAACTATCTGCTGGCGGTCGACGTCGACATGAACACCGTTGACGGCTATGCGATGTCGAGTTGGGAGACCGGCTACGGGGACATGGTGATGAGGCCGGACTTCTCGACGCTGCGCCTCATTCCGTGGCTGCCGGGCACCGCGATGGTGATGGCCGACCTGGGTTGGCACGACGGCAGTCCGGTCGAGCAGGCCCCGAGGAGCATCCTCAACCGTCAGATCGACCGGCTCGCCGAACGCGGTCTGGTGCCCTACGTCGGGACCGAACTCGAGTTCATGGTGTTCGACGACGGCTTCCGCGAGGCGTGGGCCAAGGGTTATCGCGGATTGAGGGCGGCCTCCGACTACAACGTCGACTACGCGATGCTCGGCTCGACCCGGATGGAGCCGCTGCTGCGCGACATCCGGCTGGGCATGACCGGCGCGGGCATGTACTGCGAGGGCGTCAAGGGGGAGTGCAATCTCGGACAGCAGGAGATCGCATTCCGCTTCGACCATGCCCGGGTCACCTGTGACAACCACACGATCTACAAGAACGGCGCCAAGGAGATCGCCGACCAGCACGGCAAGAGCCTGACGTTCATGGCGAAATTCGATGAGCGCGAAGGAAACAGCTGCCATGTGCACATCTCGCTGCGAGGCGACGATGGCAGTCCTGATGGCACGGCGGTGTTCGCCGACGACACCGACCCGCTCGGAATGTCGCCGATGTTCCGCAGCTTCGTGGCCGGCCAACTGGCCACGATGCGGGAGCTGACGCTGTTCTACGCACCGAACATCAACTCCTACAAGCGGTTCGTCGACGGCAGTTTCGCCCCGACTACGATCGCGTGGGGTCTGGACAACCGGACCTGCGCGCTGCGCGTCGTCGGCCACGGCCACGGCATGCGGATGGAGAACCGGGCCCCCGGCGGTGACGTCAACCAGTACCTCGCGGTGTCGGCGTTGATCGCCAGCGGTCTGTACGGCATCGAACGCGAACTCGAGTTGCCCGAGCCGATGGAGGGTAACGCCTACACCAGTGGTGTGGAACGGCTTCCGGCCACGCTCACCGAGGCCGCGGCGCTGTTCGAGAAGTCCGAGGTGGCGCGGGAGGCGTTCGGCGACGAGGTGGTCGAGCACTACCTCAACAACGCCCGCGTCGAATTGGACGCGTTCAACGCCGCCGTCACGGACTGGGAAAGGATCCGCGGTTTTGAGCGGCTCTGA
- the gabP gene encoding amino acid permease-associated protein, which yields MAQDQARDKMKRSGGVTYSQAGEGYFEKRQLKRTAGFWGLWGIGVAAVISGDFSGWNFGIGAAGWGGLAIASVVIVIMYFGMLFSIGEMSAAMPHTGGAYSFARAAMGPWGGFVTGFAETIEYVFTTAVIVYFSASYANAVTTDLFNLSLPMWVWWVVLYALFVGLNSWGAEISFKFALVVAILSIGILVLFGILAIANGAVDFSKLFDIAPDPAAAGSSTFLPFGWVAILYAMPFAMWFFLGIEELPLAAEEAHDPARDIPRAGIWGLLSLIGCGAIVFFLNPAVTGSEALGSSDEPLLDGFRAFLPANLAAVLSAFALIGLLASLQGIMYAYGRNMYSLSRAGYYPKTLSLTGSRQTPYVALLAGAVIGFVALLIVNYNEGAGAVVLNIAVWGAVLAYGLQMVSFILLRRKFPNARRPWVSPTGNSGAVVALVIAAVTFVGILVNPDYRPAVIAIVIFYILGLLVFGLYGRHRLVLSPEEEYAVTGGLHGYDPSAEGLGGTIEDEILKGRTD from the coding sequence GTGGCCCAGGATCAGGCACGGGACAAGATGAAGCGCTCGGGCGGGGTCACGTACAGCCAAGCGGGCGAGGGCTACTTCGAGAAGCGGCAACTCAAACGCACCGCCGGCTTCTGGGGCCTGTGGGGCATCGGCGTCGCCGCGGTGATCTCCGGCGACTTCTCGGGCTGGAACTTCGGCATCGGCGCGGCCGGATGGGGCGGCTTGGCGATCGCTTCGGTCGTCATCGTGATCATGTACTTCGGCATGCTCTTCTCGATCGGGGAGATGTCGGCGGCCATGCCACATACCGGCGGCGCGTACTCATTCGCGCGCGCCGCGATGGGCCCGTGGGGCGGCTTCGTCACCGGGTTCGCCGAGACCATCGAGTACGTGTTCACCACCGCGGTGATCGTCTACTTCTCGGCTTCCTACGCCAACGCCGTGACGACCGACCTGTTCAACCTCTCCCTGCCGATGTGGGTGTGGTGGGTCGTCCTGTATGCGCTCTTCGTCGGGCTGAACTCGTGGGGTGCGGAGATCTCGTTCAAGTTCGCCCTCGTCGTCGCGATCCTGTCGATCGGCATCCTGGTGCTGTTCGGCATCCTGGCCATCGCCAACGGCGCCGTGGACTTCAGCAAGCTTTTCGATATCGCGCCCGATCCGGCCGCCGCCGGTTCGTCGACGTTCCTGCCGTTCGGCTGGGTGGCGATCCTGTACGCGATGCCGTTCGCGATGTGGTTCTTCCTGGGCATCGAGGAACTTCCGCTGGCGGCCGAGGAGGCACACGACCCCGCCCGCGACATTCCCCGCGCCGGCATCTGGGGACTGCTCTCGCTGATCGGCTGCGGTGCGATCGTGTTCTTCCTCAACCCGGCGGTGACCGGGTCCGAGGCGCTGGGCAGTTCGGACGAACCGCTGCTCGACGGCTTCCGCGCCTTCCTGCCCGCCAACCTCGCCGCGGTGTTGTCGGCGTTCGCGCTGATCGGCCTGCTGGCCAGCCTGCAGGGCATCATGTACGCCTACGGCCGCAACATGTACTCGCTGAGCCGCGCCGGCTACTACCCGAAGACGTTGTCGCTGACCGGTTCTCGGCAGACACCGTACGTCGCGCTGCTGGCGGGCGCGGTCATCGGATTCGTGGCGCTGCTCATCGTCAACTACAACGAGGGCGCCGGTGCGGTGGTCCTCAACATCGCGGTGTGGGGCGCGGTGCTGGCATACGGGTTGCAGATGGTCTCGTTCATCCTGCTGCGGCGAAAGTTCCCCAACGCGCGACGACCGTGGGTGAGCCCCACCGGCAACTCGGGTGCGGTCGTCGCGCTGGTCATCGCGGCGGTGACGTTCGTCGGCATCCTCGTCAACCCGGACTACCGGCCGGCGGTCATCGCGATCGTCATCTTCTACATCCTGGGGCTGCTGGTGTTCGGCCTCTATGGCAGGCACCGCCTGGTGCTGTCGCCCGAGGAGGAGTACGCCGTCACCGGCGGCCTGCACGGCTACGACCCGAGCGCCGAGGGGCTCGGCGGCACCATCGAGGACGAGATCCTCAAGGGCCGCACCGACTGA
- the asnB_3 gene encoding asparagine synthase, glutamine-hydrolyzing, producing the protein MAEAMTPRGPDSAGAWSQGRVALGHRRLKIIDLSEAGGQPMLDPELGLAIAWNGCIYNYKQLRRELSGHGYRFFSHSDTEVLLKAYHHWGDRFVDHLHGMFAFAIVERDSGRVLLGRDRLGIKPLYISENSARVRFASSLPALLAGAARDGSVDTRIDPVALHHYMSFHSVVPAPRTILRGVAKVPPGSLVAIEPDGRRTTTTYWEPDFTRRADRADWSERDWENAVLDALRVAVERRLVADVPVGCLLSGGVDSSLIVGLLAEAGQHGLKTFSIGFESVGGVAGDEFKYSDIIAEHFGTDHHQIRIGTDRMLPALDGAIGAMSEPMVSHDCVAFYLLSQEVAKHVKVVQSGQGADEVFAGYHWYPPLGGPDAASIDGAVASYRKAFFDRDRAGYDALVTPAFAVDGDPSLDFVTEHFARAGAETGIDRGLRLDTTVMLVDDPVKRVDNMTMAWGLEGRVPFLDHELVELAATCPPELKIAHEGKGVLKQAARQVIPSDVIDRPKGYFPVPALTHLEGPYLDMVRDALYAPAAKERDLFRPAAIDRLLADPNGRLTPLRGNELWQLALLELWLQRHGITGPAA; encoded by the coding sequence ATGGCCGAGGCGATGACACCGAGGGGCCCGGACTCGGCGGGCGCCTGGTCTCAGGGCAGGGTCGCGCTGGGTCACCGTCGCCTGAAGATCATCGATCTCTCCGAAGCGGGCGGTCAGCCCATGCTCGACCCCGAGCTGGGGTTGGCGATCGCGTGGAACGGCTGCATCTACAACTACAAGCAGCTGCGCCGCGAGCTCAGCGGCCATGGCTACCGGTTCTTCTCGCACAGCGACACCGAGGTGCTACTCAAGGCGTATCACCACTGGGGCGATCGGTTCGTCGACCACCTCCATGGCATGTTCGCGTTCGCGATCGTCGAACGTGACAGCGGCCGGGTCCTGCTCGGTCGCGACCGACTCGGCATCAAACCGCTGTATATCAGCGAGAATTCCGCCCGCGTCCGGTTCGCGTCGTCGCTGCCCGCACTGCTGGCCGGTGCCGCCAGGGACGGGTCGGTGGACACCCGCATCGATCCGGTCGCGCTGCACCACTACATGTCGTTCCACTCGGTGGTGCCCGCGCCGCGCACCATCCTGCGCGGGGTGGCCAAGGTGCCGCCGGGGTCGCTGGTGGCGATCGAGCCCGACGGCCGCCGCACGACGACGACGTACTGGGAGCCCGACTTCACCCGCAGGGCCGACCGGGCCGACTGGTCCGAACGGGACTGGGAGAACGCGGTTCTCGACGCTCTGCGCGTGGCCGTGGAGCGACGCCTTGTCGCCGACGTGCCCGTCGGCTGCCTGCTCTCGGGCGGCGTCGACTCCAGCCTGATCGTCGGGCTTCTCGCCGAGGCGGGACAGCACGGGCTCAAGACGTTCTCGATCGGCTTCGAATCGGTCGGCGGTGTGGCCGGCGACGAATTCAAGTACTCCGACATCATCGCCGAGCACTTCGGCACCGACCATCACCAGATCCGCATCGGCACCGACCGCATGTTGCCCGCGCTCGACGGCGCGATCGGCGCCATGAGTGAACCGATGGTCAGCCACGACTGCGTCGCCTTCTACCTGCTCAGCCAGGAGGTGGCCAAGCACGTCAAGGTCGTGCAGTCGGGTCAGGGCGCCGACGAGGTGTTCGCCGGATACCACTGGTATCCCCCGCTGGGCGGACCGGACGCGGCGTCGATCGACGGGGCGGTGGCCAGCTACCGCAAGGCGTTCTTCGACCGCGACCGCGCGGGCTACGACGCTCTGGTGACACCGGCGTTCGCCGTCGACGGCGACCCGAGCCTGGACTTCGTCACCGAGCACTTCGCGCGGGCGGGGGCCGAGACCGGCATCGACCGCGGTCTGCGACTGGACACCACCGTCATGCTCGTGGACGACCCGGTCAAGCGCGTCGACAACATGACGATGGCGTGGGGCCTGGAGGGTCGCGTGCCGTTCCTCGACCACGAACTCGTCGAGCTCGCCGCGACCTGCCCGCCCGAGCTGAAGATCGCCCACGAAGGCAAGGGCGTGTTGAAGCAGGCCGCGCGCCAGGTGATTCCGTCCGACGTCATCGACCGGCCGAAGGGCTATTTCCCGGTGCCTGCGCTCACCCATCTGGAGGGTCCGTACCTGGACATGGTGCGCGACGCGTTGTATGCGCCCGCGGCCA